A single Vigna radiata var. radiata cultivar VC1973A chromosome 8, Vradiata_ver6, whole genome shotgun sequence DNA region contains:
- the LOC106770639 gene encoding LRR receptor-like serine/threonine-protein kinase GSO1 — translation MSGSVMSNPKIHCNKKDMDTLLLFKQGLTDPSGMLSSWISNLDCCQWTGVKCHNITGKVTNLHLPCHTNHPKVVDFLDKDDKSHCLTGTLSLCMLELQSLSYLNLSNNNFKFMQYTSMVTPPIGNLSPLCGNSTNLQYLDLSQNYDLLVDNLHWISHITSLQYLNLGGVYLHKDIDWLQPVTMLPSLKELHLKCCELENIYPYLQHANFTSLQVLNLAENRFMFELPNWLFNLSCEISRIDLSQNQIHSQLPKTLPNFKSLKSLVLCGNILKGPIPSWLGQLEQLQELDLSHNLFSGPIPTSLGNLSSLIKLMLESNDLNGNLPVELGQLFKLENLRVSNNPLTGIVSEKSLRSLRNLKNFSLSSPFLIFDFDAKWVPPFQLLNVELGYLRDKLPAWLFRQSSLKYLTIRDSTASFEPLDMFWNFTTQLEYISLENNTINGDMSKVFLSSKVVWLVANNLRGGMPRISPEVVVLHLRNNSLSGSISPLLCHXMRHESNLVYLDMSYNNLSGELTDCWNNWKSLVLINLRFNNLTGEIPRSMGSLSNLRFXYLKSNKFFGKVPFSLRNCKNLRILXLCRNNLSGVIPTWLGQKVEGLELRSNQFSGNIPTQLCQLRSLMIINLASNKLSGPIPNCLQNITAMDFSNSVTRTFKFTLNYPGLSVQISCSIHLLIKGNELPYFDVMNAIDLSSNNLSGSVPLGIYMLTGLQSLNLSHNQLIGTIPNEIGKLQQLESIDLSSNNLSGEIPQSMSALHFLGILWAKSQQGLNLVPQILAISTILTYVDLHLLRYVLQMNIPTTKNL, via the coding sequence ATGTCTGGTTCTGTCATGTCCAATCCCAAAATTCATTGCAACAAAAAAGACATGGACACACTCCTGCTCTTCAAACAAGGACTCACAGATCCTTCAGGCATGCTCTCCTCATGGATCTCAAACTTAGATTGTTGTCAATGGACTGGAGTCAAATGTCACAATATCACTGGTAAAGTTACGAATCTTCATCTCCCCTGTCACACAAATCACCCTAAAGTTGTTGATTTTTTAGACAAGGACGACAAATCACATTGCCTAACAGGAACACTCAGCTTGTGTATGTTAGAACTTCAATCTTTGAGTTACTTGAATTTGAGCAACAATAACTTCAAGTTCATGCAATATACCTCAATGGTAACTCCACCAATAGGTAACCTTTCTCCTCTGTGTGGAAACTCCACCAATCTCCAGTATCTAGATTTATCACAAAATTATGATCTTTTAGTCGATAATCTCCATTGGATTTCCCATATTACCTCACTGCAATATCTTAACCTTGGTGGTGTTTATCTTCACAAGGACATTGACTGGCTTCAACCAGTCACCATGCTCCCTTCACTTAAAGAGTTACACTTGAAGTGTTGTGAACTTGAAAACATCTATCCATATCTTCAACATGCCAATTTCACTTCACTTCAAGTTCTAAATCTTGCTGAGAACCGTTTTATGTTTGAGTTGCCTAATTGGTTATTCAATCTTAGTTGTGAAATCTCTCGTATTGACCTCAGTCAAAATCAGATACATAGCCAACTACCCAAAACACtaccaaattttaaaagtctCAAGTCCTTGGTTCTGTGTGGTAATATTCTCAAAGGACCCATTCCAAGTTGGCTAGGACAACTTGAACAATTGCAAGAACTTGATCTTTCTCACAATCTTTTTTCTGGTCCAATCCCTACAAGTTTAGGAAATTTGTCATCGTTGATCAAATTGATGCTGGAGTCAAATGACTTGAATGGAAACCTTCCAGTGGAGCTCGGACAACTCTTCAAATTAGAAAACCTTAGAGTTTCAAATAATCCCTTAACTGGAATTGTGTCTGAAAAAAGTTTACGttctttaagaaatttaaagaaCTTTTCCCTGAGTTCACCCTTCTTGATCTTTGACTTCGATGCCAAGTGGGTCCCTCCTTTTCAACTTCTAAATGTTGAATTGGGTTATTTGAGAGACAAACTTCCTGCATGGCTATTCAGACAAAGCTCTCTGAAATATCTGACCATCAGAGACTCAACTGCTTCATTTGAACCTCTGGACATGTTTTGGAACTTCACTACTCAACTCGAATATATCTCTTTAGAAAACAACACGATCAATGGGGACATGTCAAAGGTGTTTCTAAGTTCAAAAGTGGTTTGGTTAGTGGCCAATAATTTAAGAGGTGGCATGCCACGTATATCACCAGAAGTGGTTGTTTTACACTTACGTAATAACTCATTGTCTGGATCCATTTCTCCTCTTTTGTGTCACNATATGAGACATGAAAGCAATTTAGTGTACTTGGACATgagttataataatttatcagGTGAACTCACAGACTGTTGGAATAATTGGAAGTCATTGGTTCTTATCAATCTAAGATTCAACAACCTCACAGGCGAGATTCCTCGCTCAATGGGTTCCTTGTCTAACCTTCGTTTTNTGTATCTGAAAAGTAACAAGTTCTTCGGAAAGGTNCCNTTTTCACTGAGAAACTGCAAGAATCTTCGGATACTNGANCTATGCCGCAATAATCTTTCTGGGGTCATACCAACTTGGTTGGGGCAAAAAGTTGAAGGTCTTGAATTGAGATCCAATCAATTCAGTGGCAATATTCCCACGCAGCTATGCCAACTTCGTtctttaatgataataaatttggCGAGTAATAAATTATCAGGACCGATACCCAATTGTCTCCAAAACATCACAGCCATGGATTTTAGTAATTCTGTAACTCGTACATTCAAATTTACCCTTAATTACCCAGGTTTATCAGTACAGATTTCGTGTAGCATTCACCTGCTTATAAAGGGAAACGAGTTACCATATTTTGATGTTATGAATGCCATTGATCTTTCAAGCAACAACTTGTCTGGAAGTGTGCCTCTGGGGATATATATGCTCACTGGATTACAGTCCTTGAATTTGTCCCATAATCAATTGATTGGAACGATACCAAACGAGATTGGCAAGTTACAACAGTTGGAGTCCATTGAtctttcatcaaataatttatcGGGAGAAATTCCTCAGTCCATGTCTGCTTTGCATTTTCTTGGAATTTTATGGGCAAAATCCCAGCAGGGACTCAACTTGGTTCCACAAATCTTAGCTATATCCACAATCCTGACCTATGTGGACCTCCACTTACTAAGATATGTCCTCCAGATGAACatcccaacaacaaaaaatctATAA